A single Klebsiella variicola DNA region contains:
- the pduE gene encoding propanediol dehydratase small subunit PduE, with translation MNTDAIESMVRDVLSRMNSLQDGATPAPAASTNDTARQPKVSDYPLATRHPEWVKTATNKTLDDLTLENVLSDRVTAQDMRITPETLQMQAAIAQDAGRDRLAMNFERAAELTAVPDDRILEIYNALRPYRSTQAELLAIADDLEHRYQARICAAFVREAAGLYVERKKLKGDD, from the coding sequence ATGAATACCGACGCAATTGAATCCATGGTACGCGACGTGCTGAGCCGGATGAACAGCCTACAGGACGGGGCAACGCCCGCGCCAGCCGCATCGACAAACGACACCGCTCGCCAGCCTAAAGTCAGCGACTACCCGTTAGCCACCCGCCATCCGGAGTGGGTCAAAACCGCTACCAATAAAACGCTCGATGACCTGACGCTGGAGAACGTATTAAGCGATCGCGTTACGGCGCAGGACATGCGCATTACCCCGGAAACGCTGCAGATGCAGGCGGCGATCGCCCAGGATGCCGGACGCGATCGGCTGGCGATGAACTTTGAGCGGGCCGCCGAGCTCACCGCGGTTCCCGACGACCGGATCCTTGAGATCTACAACGCCCTGCGCCCATACCGTTCCACCCAGGCGGAGCTACTGGCGATCGCTGACGACCTGGAGCATCGCTACCAGGCCCGGATCTGTGCCGCCTTTGTTCGGGAAGCGGCCGGGCTGTACGTCGAGCGTAAGAAACTGAAAGGCGACGATTAA
- the pduC gene encoding propanediol dehydratase large subunit PduC translates to MRSKRFEALAKRPVNQDGFVKEWIEEGFIAMESPNDPKPSIRIVNGAVTELDGKPVEQFDLIDHFIARYGINLARAEEVMAMDSVKLANMLCDPNVKRSDIVPLTTAMTPAKIVEVVSHMNVVEMMMAMQKMRARRTPSQQAHVTNIKDNPVQIAADAAEGAWRGFDEQETTVAVARYAPFNAIALLVGSQVGRPGVLTQCSLEEATELKLGMLGHTCYAETISVYGTEPVFTDGDDTPWSKGFLASSYASRGLKMRFTSGSGSEVQMGYAEGKSMLYLEARCIYITKAAGVQGLQNGSVSCIGVPSAVPSGIRAVLAENLICSALDLECASSNDQTFTHSDMRRTARLLMQFLPGTDFISSGYSAVPNYDNMFAGSNEDAEDFDDYNVIQRDLKVDGGLRPVREEDVIAIRNKAARALQAVFAGMGLPPITDEEVEAATYAHGSKDMPERNIVEDIKFAQEIINKNRNGLEVVKALAKGGFPDVAQDMLNIQKAKLTGDYLHTSAIIVGEGQVLSAVNDVNDYAGPATGYRLQGERWEEIKNIPGALDPNELG, encoded by the coding sequence ATGAGATCGAAAAGATTTGAAGCACTGGCGAAACGCCCTGTGAATCAGGATGGTTTCGTTAAGGAGTGGATTGAAGAGGGCTTTATCGCGATGGAAAGCCCTAACGATCCCAAACCCTCTATCCGCATCGTCAACGGCGCGGTGACCGAACTCGACGGTAAACCGGTTGAGCAGTTCGACCTGATTGACCACTTTATCGCGCGCTACGGCATTAATCTCGCCCGGGCCGAAGAAGTGATGGCCATGGATTCGGTTAAGCTCGCCAATATGCTCTGCGACCCGAACGTTAAACGCAGCGACATCGTGCCGCTCACCACCGCGATGACCCCGGCGAAAATCGTCGAAGTGGTGTCGCATATGAACGTGGTCGAGATGATGATGGCGATGCAAAAAATGCGCGCCCGCCGCACGCCGTCCCAGCAGGCGCATGTCACTAATATCAAAGATAATCCGGTACAGATTGCCGCCGACGCCGCTGAAGGCGCATGGCGCGGCTTTGACGAGCAGGAGACCACCGTCGCCGTGGCGCGCTACGCGCCGTTCAACGCCATCGCCCTGCTGGTCGGTTCACAGGTGGGCCGCCCCGGCGTCCTCACCCAGTGTTCGCTGGAAGAAGCCACCGAGCTGAAACTGGGCATGCTGGGCCATACCTGCTATGCCGAAACCATTTCGGTCTACGGTACGGAACCGGTGTTTACCGATGGCGATGACACCCCATGGTCGAAAGGCTTCCTCGCCTCCTCCTACGCCTCGCGCGGCCTGAAAATGCGCTTTACCTCCGGCTCCGGCTCTGAAGTGCAGATGGGTTATGCCGAAGGCAAATCGATGCTGTATCTCGAAGCGCGCTGCATCTACATCACCAAAGCCGCCGGGGTGCAAGGCCTGCAGAATGGCTCCGTCAGCTGTATCGGCGTGCCGTCCGCCGTACCGTCGGGTATCCGCGCCGTACTGGCGGAAAACCTGATTTGCTCAGCGCTGGATCTGGAGTGCGCCTCAAGTAACGATCAAACCTTTACCCACTCGGATATGCGGCGTACCGCGCGCCTGCTGATGCAGTTCCTGCCAGGCACCGACTTTATCTCCTCCGGTTACTCGGCGGTGCCGAACTACGACAACATGTTCGCCGGTTCCAACGAAGATGCCGAAGACTTCGACGACTACAACGTGATCCAGCGCGATCTGAAGGTCGATGGCGGCCTGCGGCCGGTGCGTGAAGAGGACGTGATCGCCATTCGTAATAAAGCCGCCCGCGCGCTGCAAGCGGTATTTGCCGGCATGGGTTTGCCGCCAATTACGGATGAAGAGGTGGAGGCCGCCACTTACGCCCACGGTTCAAAAGATATGCCTGAGCGCAACATCGTTGAGGACATCAAGTTTGCCCAGGAGATCATCAACAAGAACCGCAACGGCCTGGAGGTGGTGAAAGCCCTGGCGAAAGGCGGCTTCCCCGATGTCGCCCAGGACATGCTCAATATTCAGAAAGCCAAGCTCACCGGCGACTACCTGCACACCTCCGCCATCATCGTCGGCGAAGGCCAGGTGCTCTCGGCCGTGAATGACGTGAACGATTATGCCGGTCCGGCAACAGGCTACCGCCTGCAAGGCGAGCGCTGGGAAGAGATTAAAAATATCCCGGGCGCGCTCGATCCCAATGAACTTGGCTAA
- the pduA gene encoding propanediol utilization microcompartment protein PduA, whose protein sequence is MQQEALGMVETKGLTAAIEAADAMVKSANVLLVGYERIGSGLVTVIVRGDVGAVKAATDAGAAAARHVGEVKAVHVIPRPHTDVEKILPKGNSQ, encoded by the coding sequence ATGCAACAAGAAGCATTAGGAATGGTAGAAACCAAAGGCTTAACCGCAGCCATAGAGGCCGCTGACGCAATGGTTAAGTCGGCCAATGTTTTATTAGTTGGCTATGAAAGGATCGGTTCAGGCCTGGTGACCGTCATCGTGCGTGGCGACGTGGGAGCCGTAAAAGCCGCCACCGACGCCGGTGCCGCCGCAGCCCGCCACGTGGGCGAGGTGAAAGCCGTACACGTCATTCCCCGCCCCCATACCGATGTTGAAAAAATCTTACCGAAGGGGAATAGCCAATGA
- the pduJ gene encoding propanediol utilization microcompartment protein PduJ — protein MNNALGLVETKGLVGAIEAADAMVKSANVQLIGYEKIGSGLITVMVRGDVGAVKAAVDAGSAAASVVGEVKSSHVIPRPHSDVEAILPKSV, from the coding sequence ATGAATAACGCACTAGGACTGGTTGAAACGAAAGGCCTGGTTGGCGCCATTGAAGCCGCTGATGCAATGGTGAAATCCGCCAACGTGCAGTTGATTGGTTACGAAAAAATTGGCTCCGGGCTGATTACCGTGATGGTCCGCGGAGACGTCGGTGCAGTGAAAGCCGCCGTTGACGCCGGGAGCGCGGCGGCCAGCGTGGTCGGCGAGGTCAAGTCCAGCCATGTGATCCCACGCCCGCACAGCGATGTCGAGGCCATTCTGCCGAAATCCGTCTGA
- a CDS encoding cobyrinate a,c-diamide synthase, which translates to MATRRAFILAGTGSGCGKTTVTLGLLSLLQQRGLRVQPCKVGPDYLDTAWHTAISGVASRNLDSFMLPAPILNALFAEQLQQADIAVIEGVMGLYDGYGIDPNYCSSAAMAKQLGCPVILLVDGKAVSTSIAATVMGFQHFDPALNIAGVIVNRVNSDAHFQLLKSAIERYCQVPVLGYVPRVEGVALPERHLGLVTARESVVNQQAWRDFASLLGRTLDIDRLLALSELAAMPAGEWGEPLAADAGEGLTLALADDEAFNFYYPDNLALLARCGVKMVRFSPLRDRQLPACQMIWLGGGYPELHAAGLSANHEMLAQLRAAHRRGVAIYAECGGLMYLGTTLEVTGGERYAMADIIPGHSRMGTRLTRFGYCEAQAQQQTLLAAPGEWLRGHEFHYSDFSPATPAVLACRKQRDGKTLQQWPGGWQSGSAFASYLHVHFAQRPTMLNHWLRAARRAQ; encoded by the coding sequence ATGGCAACCAGGCGTGCGTTTATTCTTGCGGGTACCGGCAGCGGTTGTGGCAAAACCACCGTTACGCTTGGCCTGCTCAGCTTGCTCCAACAGCGCGGTTTGCGGGTGCAACCCTGTAAAGTGGGGCCAGACTACCTGGACACCGCCTGGCACACCGCCATCAGCGGCGTCGCCTCCCGCAATCTCGACAGCTTTATGCTTCCCGCCCCGATACTCAACGCGCTGTTTGCCGAACAACTGCAGCAGGCCGACATCGCGGTTATCGAAGGGGTGATGGGCCTGTATGACGGCTACGGCATCGACCCCAACTACTGCAGCAGCGCGGCGATGGCTAAACAGCTTGGCTGCCCGGTGATTTTGCTGGTGGATGGCAAAGCGGTGTCGACTTCCATCGCCGCCACGGTGATGGGCTTTCAACACTTTGATCCGGCCCTCAACATCGCTGGCGTTATCGTCAATCGGGTTAACAGCGACGCGCACTTCCAGCTGCTGAAAAGCGCCATTGAGCGCTACTGTCAGGTGCCAGTGCTCGGCTATGTGCCGCGCGTGGAAGGCGTGGCGCTGCCCGAACGGCATCTGGGGCTGGTGACCGCCCGCGAGTCGGTGGTCAATCAGCAGGCATGGCGGGATTTTGCCAGCCTGCTGGGGCGCACCCTCGACATAGACCGGCTACTGGCCCTCAGCGAACTGGCCGCCATGCCGGCCGGCGAGTGGGGGGAACCGCTTGCCGCCGACGCCGGCGAAGGACTGACGCTGGCCCTCGCCGACGATGAGGCCTTCAATTTTTATTACCCCGATAACCTGGCGCTGCTGGCGCGCTGCGGCGTGAAGATGGTGCGCTTTAGCCCGCTGCGCGATCGCCAGCTGCCGGCCTGCCAGATGATCTGGCTCGGCGGCGGCTACCCGGAGCTGCATGCGGCCGGGCTGTCCGCCAACCATGAGATGCTGGCGCAGCTTCGCGCGGCGCACCGGCGCGGGGTGGCGATCTACGCCGAGTGCGGCGGCCTGATGTATCTGGGCACGACCCTGGAAGTCACCGGAGGCGAGCGCTACGCCATGGCGGATATTATTCCTGGACACAGCCGAATGGGGACGCGTCTGACCCGGTTCGGCTACTGCGAAGCGCAGGCGCAGCAGCAGACGCTGCTGGCCGCTCCTGGCGAGTGGCTGCGCGGCCATGAATTTCATTACTCCGATTTTTCGCCCGCCACCCCTGCCGTACTGGCCTGCCGTAAACAGCGAGACGGTAAGACGCTCCAGCAGTGGCCGGGAGGATGGCAGTCCGGCAGCGCCTTTGCCAGCTATCTCCATGTCCACTTTGCCCAGCGCCCCACCATGCTCAACCACTGGCTGCGAGCGGCAAGGAGGGCGCAATGA
- a CDS encoding glycerol dehydratase reactivase beta/small subunit family protein encodes MESSLVTPAIVIAVTDECSEQWRDVLLGIEEEGIPFVLQPRTGGDLVHHAWQAAQRSPLLVGIACDREQLIVHYKNLPASTPLFSLRYHQDRLARRNTGNNAARLVKGIPFRDRNA; translated from the coding sequence ATGGAGAGTAGCCTCGTCACCCCCGCCATCGTCATTGCGGTCACTGACGAATGCAGCGAACAGTGGCGCGATGTCCTGCTGGGCATTGAAGAGGAAGGCATTCCTTTCGTTCTGCAACCGCGGACCGGCGGCGATCTTGTCCATCACGCCTGGCAGGCGGCGCAGCGTTCGCCGCTGCTGGTGGGCATCGCCTGCGACCGGGAACAGCTCATCGTGCACTACAAAAATTTACCCGCATCAACTCCGCTGTTTTCGCTGAGGTATCACCAGGACAGGCTGGCCCGGCGAAACACTGGCAACAATGCGGCTCGTCTCGTCAAAGGGATCCCATTTCGGGATCGCAATGCTTAA
- a CDS encoding BMC domain-containing protein, which yields MKQSLGLLEVSGLALAITCADAMAKAAAITLLALEKTNGSGWMVVKIAGDVASVQAAVMTGAELADRQQGLVAQKVIARPGAGLLPARVEAPSPAPDAALEEENATVMDERRDPADTLPRPAEQVTCNLCLDPHCPRQKGEPRSQCLHAGKRGDA from the coding sequence GTGAAGCAATCACTGGGATTACTTGAGGTCAGCGGCCTGGCCCTGGCCATCACCTGCGCCGACGCCATGGCGAAAGCGGCCGCCATCACGCTGCTCGCCCTGGAAAAGACCAACGGCTCCGGCTGGATGGTGGTGAAGATCGCCGGTGATGTGGCCTCTGTCCAGGCGGCGGTGATGACCGGGGCCGAACTCGCCGACCGGCAGCAGGGGCTGGTGGCGCAGAAGGTTATCGCCAGGCCCGGCGCAGGCCTGCTGCCAGCCCGCGTCGAAGCGCCTTCACCAGCACCTGACGCTGCTCTGGAAGAGGAGAACGCCACCGTAATGGATGAGCGCAGAGATCCCGCAGACACCCTCCCCCGCCCTGCGGAGCAGGTGACCTGCAACCTGTGCCTGGACCCGCACTGTCCACGGCAAAAAGGCGAACCTCGCTCGCAGTGCCTGCACGCCGGTAAACGAGGTGACGCGTAA
- the pduF gene encoding propanediol diffusion facilitator PduF — protein MNGSLRAQCIAEFLGTGLFLFFGICCLSALKLAGASLGLWEICIIWGLGISLAVYLTAGISGGHLNPAVTVALWLFACFPGRKVLPYIVAQVAGAFGGAVLAWILYSTLFTQFETVHHMVRGSLESLQLASIFSTYPAPELSIWHAALVEVVITSMLMGMIMALTDDGNGVPKGPLAPLLIGILVAVIGASTGPLTGFAMNPARDFGPKLFAWLAGWGDIAMTGGRDIPYFIVPIIAPLLGACLGAAIYRFLIANNLPCHTCVEEKNTR, from the coding sequence ATGAATGGTTCTTTACGTGCGCAATGTATCGCCGAGTTTTTAGGCACCGGGCTATTTCTGTTTTTTGGTATCTGCTGCCTGAGTGCTCTGAAGCTGGCTGGCGCCAGCCTGGGGCTGTGGGAGATCTGTATTATCTGGGGACTGGGTATTTCTCTGGCGGTGTACCTGACGGCCGGCATTTCGGGGGGGCATCTGAACCCCGCCGTCACCGTCGCCCTGTGGCTGTTTGCCTGCTTCCCGGGCAGAAAAGTGTTGCCCTATATCGTGGCCCAGGTCGCCGGCGCGTTTGGCGGCGCCGTGTTGGCCTGGATACTTTACAGCACCCTGTTTACGCAATTTGAAACGGTACATCATATGGTGCGTGGCAGCCTGGAAAGCCTGCAGCTGGCCAGTATCTTCAGTACCTACCCGGCGCCTGAGCTCAGCATCTGGCATGCGGCGCTGGTGGAGGTGGTGATCACCTCGATGTTGATGGGGATGATCATGGCGCTCACCGATGATGGCAATGGCGTACCCAAGGGCCCGCTGGCGCCGCTGTTGATTGGCATTCTGGTAGCGGTGATCGGCGCCTCGACCGGGCCGCTTACCGGTTTTGCGATGAACCCGGCGCGCGATTTTGGCCCGAAATTATTTGCCTGGCTCGCCGGGTGGGGCGACATCGCGATGACTGGCGGAAGGGATATTCCCTATTTTATCGTGCCCATCATCGCGCCATTGCTGGGCGCCTGCCTCGGCGCCGCAATTTATCGTTTTCTCATCGCCAATAATCTTCCCTGTCATACCTGCGTTGAGGAGAAAAATACGCGTTAG
- the pduD gene encoding propanediol dehydratase medium subunit PduD has protein sequence MEINETLLRQIIEEVLSEMKSGADKPVSFSAPAASVASAAVAPVSSDSFLTEIGEAKPGTQQDEVIIAVGPAFGLAQTANIVGIPHKNILREVIAGIEEEGIKARVIRCFKSSDVAFVAVEGNRLSGSGISIGIQSKGTTVIHQRGLPPLSNLELFPQAPLLTLETYRQIGKNAARYAKRESPQPVPTLNDQMARPKYQAKSAILHIKETKYVVTGKNPQELRMAL, from the coding sequence ATGGAAATTAACGAAACGCTGCTGCGCCAGATTATCGAAGAGGTGCTGTCGGAGATGAAATCAGGCGCAGATAAGCCGGTCTCCTTTAGCGCTCCTGCCGCTTCCGTCGCGTCGGCCGCTGTTGCGCCTGTGTCCAGCGACAGCTTCCTGACGGAAATCGGCGAAGCCAAACCCGGCACGCAGCAGGATGAAGTCATCATTGCCGTCGGGCCCGCCTTTGGCCTGGCGCAAACCGCCAATATCGTCGGCATTCCGCATAAAAATATCCTGCGCGAAGTGATCGCCGGCATTGAGGAAGAAGGCATCAAAGCCCGGGTGATCCGCTGCTTTAAATCTTCTGACGTCGCCTTCGTGGCGGTGGAAGGCAACCGCCTGAGCGGCTCCGGCATCTCGATCGGTATTCAGTCGAAAGGCACCACCGTCATCCACCAGCGGGGCCTGCCGCCGCTTTCCAATCTGGAACTCTTCCCGCAGGCGCCGCTGCTGACCCTGGAAACCTACCGCCAGATTGGCAAAAACGCCGCGCGCTACGCCAAACGCGAGTCGCCACAGCCAGTGCCGACGCTCAACGATCAGATGGCTCGTCCCAAATACCAGGCGAAGTCGGCCATTTTGCACATTAAAGAGACCAAATACGTAGTGACCGGCAAAAACCCGCAGGAACTGCGCATGGCGCTTTAA
- the pocR gene encoding transcriptional regulator PocR has translation MISASTLNSELINKIAQDFAQATSLAVVVVNIHGDEISELFNFTPFCQLMRQHPEHSGRCRMSDRCGGLEASKNDQLCIYRCHAGLTDFSIPLVIAGHLVGFVLCGQVRLSNDIELVDILNVDDRWQDDPALVQAFRDVPEMDYSRVIASADLLKLIVENCLKKQLNFVVIKDNPPQNDPAQACRAASPHDGKMKKALRYIDAHLSDELRLEDVAAHVYLSPYYFSKLFKKYQGIGFNAWVNQQRMASAKELLCHSDWSIASIARNLGFSQTSYFCKVFRQTYQVTPQAFRQQINAGSQTESF, from the coding sequence ATGATTTCTGCGAGTACCCTGAACTCAGAACTCATCAATAAAATCGCACAGGATTTTGCGCAAGCCACCAGTCTGGCGGTTGTGGTCGTCAATATTCACGGTGATGAGATTTCTGAACTGTTTAATTTCACGCCGTTTTGCCAACTCATGCGTCAGCACCCGGAGCACAGCGGACGCTGTCGCATGAGCGACCGCTGCGGCGGGCTGGAAGCCTCGAAAAATGACCAGCTGTGTATCTACCGCTGTCACGCGGGGTTAACTGATTTTTCCATCCCGCTGGTGATCGCCGGCCACCTCGTTGGCTTCGTGCTGTGCGGCCAGGTGCGTCTGAGCAATGATATTGAACTGGTTGATATTCTGAACGTGGATGACCGCTGGCAGGACGATCCGGCGCTGGTCCAGGCGTTTCGCGATGTGCCTGAGATGGACTATTCGCGGGTTATCGCTTCGGCGGATCTGCTGAAGCTGATCGTCGAGAATTGCCTGAAAAAACAGCTCAACTTTGTGGTTATCAAAGATAACCCGCCGCAGAACGACCCGGCGCAGGCCTGCCGGGCGGCCTCGCCGCACGATGGCAAAATGAAGAAGGCGCTGCGCTATATCGACGCGCATCTCTCCGATGAGCTGCGTCTGGAGGACGTGGCGGCGCACGTCTATCTCAGCCCGTACTACTTCAGCAAACTGTTTAAAAAGTATCAGGGGATCGGCTTTAACGCCTGGGTCAATCAGCAGCGGATGGCGAGCGCAAAAGAGCTGCTATGCCACAGCGACTGGAGCATTGCCAGCATCGCGCGGAATTTAGGTTTTTCGCAAACCAGCTATTTTTGCAAAGTGTTTCGCCAGACCTATCAGGTAACGCCGCAGGCATTTCGTCAGCAAATTAATGCCGGATCACAAACTGAGTCTTTTTAA
- a CDS encoding diol dehydratase reactivase subunit alpha gives MRYIAGIDIGNSSTEVALATVDDAGVLNIRHSALAETTGIKGTLRNVFGIQEALTQAAKAAGIQVSDISLIRINEATPVIGDVAMETITETIITESTMIGHNPKTPGGVGLGVGITITPEALLSCAADAPYILVVSSAFDFADVAAMVNAATAAGYQISGIILQQDDGVLVNNRLQQPLPVIDEVQHIDRIPLGMLAAVEVALPGKIIETLSNPYGIATVFNLNAEETKNIVPMARALIGNRSAVVVKTPSGDVKARTIPAGNLLLIAQGRSVQVDVAAGAETIMKAVDGCGKLDNVAGEAGTNIGGMLEHVRQTMAELTNKPAQEIRIQDLLAVDTAVPVSVTGGLAGEFSLEQAVGIASMVKSDRLQMALIAREIEHKLQIAVQVGGAEAEAAILGALTTPGTTRPLAILDLGAGSTDASIINAQGEISATHLAGAGDMVTMIIARELGLEDRYLAEEIKKYPLAKVESLFHLRHEDGSVQFFPSALPPAVFARVCVVKPDELVPLPGDLPLEKVRAIRRSAKSRVFVTNALRALRQVSPTGNIRDIPFVVLVGGSSLDFEIPQLVTDALAHYRLVAGRGNIRGSEGPRNAVASGLLLAWQKGGTHGE, from the coding sequence ATGCGCTATATCGCTGGCATTGATATTGGCAACTCATCGACAGAGGTCGCCCTGGCGACGGTCGATGACGCAGGTGTGCTGAACATCCGCCACAGCGCGCTGGCTGAAACCACCGGTATTAAAGGCACATTACGTAATGTGTTCGGTATTCAGGAGGCGCTAACACAGGCGGCAAAAGCGGCAGGCATTCAGGTCAGCGATATCTCGCTTATTCGCATTAACGAAGCCACGCCGGTCATTGGCGATGTGGCGATGGAGACCATCACGGAAACCATCATCACCGAGTCCACCATGATCGGCCACAACCCGAAGACACCCGGCGGCGTCGGACTGGGGGTCGGCATCACCATCACACCGGAGGCGCTGCTGTCCTGCGCTGCGGACGCCCCCTATATTCTGGTGGTCTCCTCAGCCTTTGACTTTGCCGATGTCGCTGCGATGGTCAATGCGGCGACGGCAGCGGGCTATCAGATTTCCGGCATTATTTTGCAGCAGGATGACGGCGTGCTGGTCAATAACCGGCTACAGCAACCGCTGCCGGTGATCGATGAAGTTCAGCATATCGACCGTATTCCACTTGGCATGCTGGCGGCGGTCGAGGTCGCTTTACCCGGCAAGATTATCGAAACGCTCTCCAACCCCTATGGTATTGCCACCGTTTTCAATCTCAACGCCGAAGAGACCAAAAATATCGTGCCAATGGCGCGGGCGCTGATTGGCAATCGTTCGGCCGTAGTGGTGAAAACCCCCTCCGGCGACGTCAAGGCACGGACTATTCCGGCGGGGAATCTGCTGCTCATCGCTCAGGGGCGCAGCGTACAGGTTGATGTGGCCGCCGGGGCGGAAACCATCATGAAGGCAGTTGACGGCTGCGGCAAACTGGACAACGTCGCGGGAGAAGCGGGCACCAATATCGGCGGCATGCTTGAGCACGTGCGCCAGACCATGGCGGAGCTTACCAATAAGCCAGCTCAGGAGATCCGCATTCAGGATCTGCTGGCCGTTGATACGGCGGTGCCGGTCAGCGTGACCGGTGGCCTGGCGGGGGAGTTCTCGCTGGAGCAGGCGGTGGGTATCGCCTCGATGGTCAAGTCGGATCGCCTGCAGATGGCCCTGATCGCCCGTGAAATTGAGCACAAACTGCAGATTGCGGTTCAGGTGGGTGGCGCTGAGGCGGAAGCGGCCATTCTCGGGGCGCTCACCACTCCCGGCACCACGCGCCCGCTGGCGATCCTCGATCTGGGCGCCGGGTCGACCGACGCCTCCATTATCAATGCGCAAGGAGAGATCAGCGCCACTCACCTGGCCGGCGCCGGCGATATGGTCACGATGATCATCGCCCGCGAGCTGGGGCTTGAGGACCGCTACCTGGCGGAAGAGATCAAAAAATACCCGCTGGCGAAAGTCGAAAGCCTGTTTCATCTGCGTCATGAAGACGGCAGCGTCCAGTTTTTTCCGTCGGCCTTACCACCGGCGGTATTTGCCCGCGTCTGCGTGGTGAAACCGGATGAACTGGTTCCCCTGCCCGGCGATCTGCCGCTGGAGAAAGTGCGCGCCATTCGCCGTAGCGCCAAATCACGCGTCTTTGTCACCAACGCCCTGCGGGCGTTACGCCAGGTGAGCCCTACCGGCAACATTCGCGACATCCCGTTCGTAGTGCTGGTGGGCGGCTCGTCCCTCGATTTCGAGATCCCCCAGCTGGTCACCGACGCGCTGGCGCACTACCGGCTGGTTGCCGGGCGCGGCAACATCCGCGGCAGTGAAGGCCCGCGCAATGCGGTCGCCAGCGGATTACTCCTTGCCTGGCAAAAAGGAGGTACGCATGGAGAGTAG
- the pduB gene encoding propanediol utilization microcompartment protein PduB has protein sequence MSSNELVEQIMAQVIARVATPEQQALPDTPHPTGETAMAEKSCSLTEFVGTAIGDTLGLVIANVDAALLEAMKLEKRYRSIGILGARTGAGPHIMAADEAVKATNTEVVSIELPRDTKGGAGHGSLIVLGGNDVSDVKRGIEVALKELDRTFGDVYGNEAGHIELQYTARASYALEKAFGAPLGRACGIIVGAPASVGVLMADTALKSANVEVVAYSSPAHGTSFSNEAILVISGDSGAVRQAVISAREIGKTVLGTLGAEPKNDRPSYI, from the coding sequence ATGAGCAGCAATGAGCTGGTTGAACAGATCATGGCGCAAGTCATAGCCCGTGTGGCGACGCCAGAGCAGCAGGCGCTTCCCGATACCCCCCATCCCACAGGAGAGACGGCTATGGCAGAGAAAAGCTGCAGCTTAACGGAATTTGTCGGGACCGCCATTGGCGACACCCTCGGGCTGGTCATCGCCAACGTGGATGCCGCATTGCTGGAAGCCATGAAGCTTGAAAAACGCTATCGCTCTATCGGCATCCTCGGTGCGCGCACCGGCGCCGGGCCGCACATTATGGCCGCCGATGAAGCGGTCAAAGCCACCAACACCGAAGTGGTCAGCATTGAGCTTCCTCGCGACACCAAAGGCGGCGCCGGCCATGGCTCGCTGATTGTGCTGGGCGGGAACGATGTTTCCGACGTCAAACGCGGGATTGAGGTCGCGCTGAAAGAGCTGGACCGTACTTTCGGCGATGTCTACGGCAACGAGGCGGGTCATATCGAGCTGCAGTATACCGCGCGCGCCAGCTACGCCCTGGAAAAAGCCTTCGGCGCTCCGCTGGGCCGCGCCTGCGGGATTATCGTCGGCGCGCCGGCGTCAGTTGGCGTGCTGATGGCCGATACCGCGCTGAAATCAGCCAACGTCGAAGTGGTGGCTTACAGCTCACCGGCCCACGGCACCAGCTTCAGCAACGAAGCCATCCTGGTGATTTCCGGCGACTCAGGGGCGGTGCGCCAGGCGGTGATCTCCGCCCGGGAGATCGGCAAAACCGTACTGGGGACGCTGGGCGCCGAACCGAAAAACGATCGCCCCTCCTACATTTAA